The Alligator mississippiensis isolate rAllMis1 chromosome 8, rAllMis1, whole genome shotgun sequence genomic sequence ACCGCCCCTCCCCCGCTCTGGGGACCCCACAATGCAGTGACACCGCCCCTCCCCCGCTCTGGGGACCCCACAATGCCGTGACACCGCCCCTCCCCCGCTCTGGGGACCCACAATGCAGTGACACCGCCCCTCCCCCGCTCTGGGGACCCCACAATGCAGTGACACCGCCCCTCCCCCGCTCTGGGGACCCCACAATGCTGTGACACCGCCCCTCCCCCGCTCTGGGGACCCACAATGCTGTGACACTGCCCCTCCCCCGCTCTGGGGACCCCACAGTGCAGTGACACTGCCCCTCCCCCGCTCTGGGGACCCCACAATGCAGTGACACCGCCCCTCCCCCGCTCTGGGGACCCCCAATGCCGTGACACCGCTCCTCCCCCGCTCTGGGGACCCCACAATGCCGTGACACCGCCCCTCCCCCGCTCTGGGGACCCCACAATGCAGTGacgccgcccctccccccctctggGGACCCACAATGCAGTGACACCGCCCCTCCCCCGCTCTGGGGACCCCACAATGCAGTGACACCGCCCCTCCCCCGCTCTGGGGACCCACAATGCTGTGACACCGCCCCTCCCCCGCTCTGGGGACCCCACAATGCTGTGACACCGCCCCTCCCCCGCTCTGGGGACCCCACAATGCCGTgacaccgcccctccccccctctggGGACCCACAATGCCGTGACACCGCTCCTCCCCCGCTCTGGGGACCCCACAATGCAGTGACAccgcccctcccctgctctggggaCCCCACAGTGCTGTGACACTGCCCTTCCCCCCCGCTCTGGGGACCCCACAATGCAGTGACACTGCCCCTCCCCCGCTCTGGGGACCCCACAATGCAGTgacaccgcccctccccccgctctGGGGACCCCACAATGCAGTgacaccgcccctccccccctctggGGACCCCACAATGCAGTGACACCGCCCCTCCTCCACTCTGGGGACCCCACAATGCAGTGacactaccccctcccccactctggaGCTGAAAGGGGGGCCCCAAAATGCAGTGAcgccgcccctcccccactctggggACCCCAAAAAGAGGTCCCTTCATCCACCAGGTAaacgcccctccccccaccatccacATCCTTGTGTCAAtgcccccgcccgccccgcccccacggGTGAGCCGTTCCCTGCGCGGGCACCGCGCCCGTGTTTCGACTGCGCGCTGCGTAGACCCACAAGAATAGCTTGATTATCGTGCGGGAAGAGCGAGCCCCGGGCCAGGCCCATAGTCTGCGTGAGCCCAATAGCTTATCTCTGCCGGGCAGTCGCATCTACAGGCCGTTTcgagtgaaaactaggagctagtattttttttcctcgagtagaaaaaggttgagagccgCTGATTTGGGCAGTGCCCCAAACACACACGAGGGCGTGCTGCTGAAATGCTGCAGGGTAaatgtgtggggccaggggatGCTTAGAGAGGAGGCCTGGGGGTGACTTGCGGGACACTGCAGCGTCCTGCGGCACCCCCAGCTGGGACACTAATGCTGTTGCCTTCGACGCGTCTCCAGCTGCTTCGGCCAGACGAAAGGAAAACATGAAGAGCCCCCTGGTTTCCCACGGCTGGGTACAGGCCTGTCAGCACAGAGGAGGAGGCAAGGTGCATGTGCTACAGGTGCTTAACAGGGTGTTGCAATCACTAGGTTGCAACTGCTTCAGGGGAGTCCTCAGCTGTTCCCATTAGGCTTTCCTTAATAACTAAAGATTTGCATTTTCAGGCTTTCTGTGAAGGAGGGTGAACCCCCAAATTCGGGGCTAGATTTCACGAGGCTGAACTGCCTGTAGGCAGTTCCCTGTCTATttgccagggagtgggggttttttttgcctgttAATCCCTAGGTAGATTTTCGGCTTGTTTCCTGAGCCTGAAGTTGCTGGCTTACATGTGAATTGTGCAAATGAGTCTGGTGGCCTCCGTTCCCCTCTCTCTCGTAGCAAACTGCCACGGAGCGCAAGCTCAGTGCCTGCACAGTGTGGGTGGCGTGCTCACAAGAAAAATGGGTCATGTGCAAAAATGAAATGCAGATCCACAAACTTGCACTGCAGAACCTGACACGGAGCCAGAAATCCCACAACCTGTAACTGGCCTAAACTGCCTCTAGGAATAAGCAGCCTGTTTCTGTGGGAAATCGCTGGACTTGGCAGCGTGTAGTGCAGCGCAGGGATTTGGAGCTCTGATGTTGGCTCCAATTAAATTGCTGAGCTGGGCGTACTGCAGCTGCTTGGCAAAACCTTTCACACCCCCACGGAGGCAGAATGTTTCTGCTGAAGGTTGAGCATTATCTTAGAAAAAGGCCTTGATAAATTGTACTCGAGTCCTAATTCTTGAAAAGGAACAACAGGCCTTCTGGGAGGTTTCTCTCTTGCCAGTGGTAAGTTCTCGTTTCCCTAGAAATCGGGAGCTTTTTCTCTCACCCAAGAATTTTAAGGTATGTCGTTTTAAAATATTGTTCTCATCAtgacctgcaaaaaaaaaattgttcttccacttcagttgcatttttttcttgGCTATGTTTAATCAAAGCAGTGTAGGTGTAGGCCTTCCTATACACTTGTACTGAACAGAGGCAGTTTCAAATGCTTAATTGCCTCTGTATCCTGGAACCGCGCAAAacacccccctgcaccctccccccacaaaaccccccaaaacagtaGCCCTTACAGTATTAAATTCCAGGCAGGGGGAAGTGCATTCGCTCTCCTGAGGATATGGCACATAAACACGTGATTCTTTACCTGTGGGAGAGTTAGAAAATGATTGCATTTTGCAGAGGATCAAAAGCAAAGTCTTATTTGGGTCTGTGTATTGATTACTGATGCACAACAGTTTGTGTATTTTCACAACAAGTAATTCGCAGCATGGCACAACTATGGGAAACAGGATAAAGCTAAACTGTCTTAAAAACTGCAGACATTTGCAGCAGGAAATTGAACATAAGCTCCCTGTCTGCCTAAGTGATTTGATAATAGATGTATAGTGTGTGGCTGTTGTCAAAAGGTCTGAGGCAAACTTGGGCCAAACAACTGATTCACTTCTCCAAACTTCTGAGGATTTATTATAACGCATCTTCCTCCCCCAACTGAAAAACTTTCTGAGAAGTGAGAAGCAATTCTGTTTTGCAGTTGGGCACTTTCTAAATATACAGGAAAGCTCATTCTCTGCTGTTTAGAATCGATGTTTTGAAAGAGAGAGGATGAACTTCCTCTGTACAAATGCTAGACATGTGGTAGTCTAAGTCCAAAGTATTTGTTCAGGACCTCTGTGGAAGGTAGCATATTTATCTTTGGTTAAAAGTACAAGCTTATGGAAACATGTATTTATTGTAGTGCTAAAGCTGACAGTGATTTAGCATGCTTACTAAAAGTTTATTAACCAGTTGGATTGTTTAATCAGGACATCAAGCCAATGAGGGACCAGATTGTCCGAGTGAAGAGATACGAAAAAGTTCCTCTCATCCTAGTGGGGAATAAAGTGGATCTGGAGTCGGAGAGGGAGGTCTTGTCTGCAGAAGGCAGAGCTTTGGCTCAGGAATGGGGCTGTCCGTTCATGGAGACATCAGCCAAGAGTAAAACCATGGTGGACGAACTGTTTGCTGAAATCGTCAGGCAAATGAACTATGCGTCCCTGCCTGAGAAACAAGATCAGTGTTGTACAACTTGCATCGTCCAgtgagaaaaataaagaaaaacctcAATCATGGCCATACAGAGCAGGTTGGTTGAATGCTCATCATTAATTGGGGTGGGTAACCGTTCCCTTTTAAAGAGTGCAGCTAATCACCTTGAAACTTCTGACACCCGTGACTAGGAGTAAGTTTATGTGTATGGAAGTCcttcagtataaaaaaaaaaatgacttcctGTACTGCTTCAGTATACTTACCTTCCACGTGAAAAAAGCTTATAGGAGATAAGACACTGCGACCGTAACAGGATGCGTGTGTTCATCTGCGCTGGTTACCTCAGAAGTAGTCTCACTGCTGCGTTTGACACATGCTCATCCCAGGAACCTGTTGTGGTGTTGCTGTAGTATTCATTAGCTACAAAGGAACTCCAAAGTCCTCAAACTGTTTAGAACTGATTGTCTGGTGAGTCTCATAATAGGGCATTCAGCATACAAAGGGAATGCACTACCTGTATCGTAGCTTTACAGTGTTCATCTGCCTGACTGAGTCGGTGTCCACCCCAAGGAGGTGCTTGTTTCCCAGATGCTGCAGGGTTCAGAGCATAAGCATGTGCTTGTCTTACATGAGCTCCACTTAGCATTTCACTCTTGAACACAGTTCTCCACTTCCACTGATGTCCCATGCAAGTAGCTGGCTTCTGGTCGTTTTGGGATCAGAAGGATGTTTTTGATGTGATGTACTGCATACCCTCGGCCCTAGAAGAGACTTGATCACACGCTGGTTTGGTCAGTGTCATTTTCAGCCAGATCTTGCTTCTTGCAAATATCACTTCTAACAAGGAATAAAGTGATTTCTTTCTCTAATGCATCTCTCAAGAGAGGTGGTTATATCGGTTTATCATTTTCACAGTAAAAAAACATTGCAATTAAATGCTCAGGGATAATTTGAAGCTTTTATTCTACAATCATGGCAGCATTTTAAAATTGAGACTTCATGTTGAAATCTCTTTCATCCTGCTGGAGTGATGGGATTctctggggggtgagggggcttgTCCTTATTCAGAACTTCTCttgctaatggcatactggcaGTCTGCCTTTAGCTGCCAAAGTAGCTGTGTTTCAGCAGTCAGGGCTTCTCACTCCATTTGTTGTTGCTGTGATTGTGTGGGCCTCAGTCTGCTTCTAGGCTCTTTCTAGTTCGCAAAAGAGCTTTTCAGTGTGTTGGACTTTGCCTTTGGAGCGAAGGAAGAGCCTGCCCTTGTTCAGAGTTGCTtgactcctcccttccccaggacTGGGGGTGGATGTGGTAGCCAGAGTGCTTGTGTTATCAGCAGGGCCTCTGcctttcttctgctttctgcAGTATCTGATTTAACCCCTTCACCAGCATAGAGTTCTCTTGCAGTGCCTTGACTTGCCCTTGttcacctgcagctcctgctgctttttgtAAGGGAAGCAGTTGAAGCACTGTGCTCTTGCTTGGCAGCCTGGTATGAAATGGGGGGAGACCACAGTAGCTGGCTCTCCTGGGAGAGTGACAGAGGGGTAGTACTAAAACTGCCTGGTGGTCTACTGCTCTCCAAATAGAGTAATGACGGGTGGTTCTCTCAAACTATGCTCCATACTGATATTTACTGGTAATGACCTTACGTGGCCCTTGCTACTGCCCGTCCTGTGATCTGCAGCACATCTGTTTCCTTACAATACCTGCATGAAGCAGGGAGATGTTACTGTCCCCATTTTGGTGATGGGGGAAGCAGAGACAGACTTGCTGGGATTCACAGGGAGTGTAGCATGGCAGAGAGTGAAACCCAAGTCTCAGTATAGCATCCTAACCCCTGAATAGGTTCAGCT encodes the following:
- the RAP2C gene encoding ras-related protein Rap-2c — protein: MREYKVVVLGSGGVGKSALTVQFVTGTFIEKYDPTIEDFYRKEIEVDSSPSVLEILDTAGTEQFASMRDLYIKNGQGFILVYSLVNQQSFQDIKPMRDQIVRVKRYEKVPLILVGNKVDLESEREVLSAEGRALAQEWGCPFMETSAKSKTMVDELFAEIVRQMNYASLPEKQDQCCTTCIVQ